A stretch of Gemmatimonas aurantiaca T-27 DNA encodes these proteins:
- a CDS encoding carboxypeptidase regulatory-like domain-containing protein has translation MRTIQPIPFRLLLSAVLLAPCALPAQPRGPVGSVRGTVYDSLTRKPIVDAVIEVQATAQITYSDAQGRFTLDSVPLGVQQLTFSSATLDSLGLYGFAREVDVTSDTRGVLLTTPSFGTMYGRLCATAGSPSRDSAIVFGTVYDAASRTPLSKAQVSLRWLQSSEGGKELSNPERTTATGDDGVYGICGLPADVALTTTAQHDAIVSGAFNTVVGPSRMLRRDFYISRELGQAADVRTNATPSSGSGIVRGTVRYERGKALPGALVSLIAGNRSTETDAEGQFRLTGVPLGTQELNVQQIGRGGVSRAIDVTARDDGTHDFVLRGTTVLATMNVRGKVGADQAGFLRRKQDGMVRVVEREEILKRSDIGSALKRLPGLRVAQKLGGTVIEATRPMCVGQVPIVIDGALIPNPRNTTTFSVPQALSGTTAIPRATTTPAPSRAAQSSVVSAANNARVDQLMVNDVLAIEFHPGPASVPMEYWPGPPPQCGLLLIWTVASNWDK, from the coding sequence ATGCGCACCATACAGCCAATCCCGTTCAGACTGCTGCTGTCCGCCGTATTGCTCGCCCCCTGTGCCCTGCCAGCCCAACCGCGTGGACCCGTCGGTAGTGTGCGCGGCACCGTGTACGACAGTCTCACACGCAAGCCGATTGTCGATGCCGTGATCGAAGTGCAAGCGACCGCACAGATCACCTATTCCGATGCGCAAGGTCGCTTCACGCTCGACTCGGTACCGCTTGGGGTCCAGCAACTGACTTTCTCGTCGGCGACGCTCGACTCCCTTGGCCTCTATGGGTTTGCGCGCGAAGTGGATGTCACCAGCGATACACGCGGTGTGTTACTGACCACTCCGTCGTTCGGCACGATGTACGGCCGTCTCTGCGCGACCGCAGGGAGTCCGTCCAGAGACAGTGCTATCGTCTTCGGCACGGTCTACGACGCCGCCAGTCGCACCCCGTTGAGCAAAGCGCAGGTTTCATTGCGGTGGCTTCAGTCCAGTGAAGGCGGAAAGGAGTTGAGCAACCCGGAACGTACCACCGCCACCGGAGACGATGGCGTGTACGGCATCTGCGGGCTTCCCGCGGATGTCGCGCTCACCACGACGGCCCAACACGACGCGATCGTCAGTGGTGCGTTCAACACGGTCGTTGGACCGAGCCGAATGCTGCGGCGTGACTTCTACATCAGTCGCGAACTGGGGCAGGCGGCCGACGTCCGGACCAACGCCACGCCCTCATCGGGATCAGGTATCGTCCGTGGAACCGTGCGCTACGAACGGGGCAAAGCATTGCCGGGTGCACTCGTTTCGCTAATCGCCGGCAATCGTTCGACCGAGACCGACGCTGAGGGGCAATTCCGTTTGACGGGTGTGCCGCTGGGTACGCAGGAACTGAACGTTCAGCAGATCGGACGCGGCGGAGTCAGCCGCGCCATCGACGTCACGGCGCGTGACGATGGCACACACGATTTCGTGCTGCGGGGCACCACGGTGCTCGCCACCATGAACGTGCGTGGGAAGGTCGGCGCGGATCAGGCCGGGTTTCTCCGACGCAAGCAGGACGGCATGGTCAGGGTCGTCGAACGCGAGGAAATCCTGAAGCGCAGTGATATCGGTTCGGCGCTGAAGCGTCTGCCGGGCCTGCGCGTGGCACAAAAACTGGGGGGCACGGTGATTGAGGCCACGCGACCGATGTGCGTCGGGCAGGTACCCATCGTGATTGATGGCGCCCTCATACCAAATCCACGAAACACCACCACCTTCAGCGTCCCGCAGGCATTGTCCGGGACGACAGCGATCCCGCGCGCAACAACCACCCCTGCCCCGTCCCGAGCTGCGCAAAGCAGCGTCGTTTCAGCCGCCAATAACGCGCGTGTTGACCAGTTGATGGTCAACGATGTCCTGGCGATCGAGTTCCATCCTGGACCGGCTTCTGTTCCCATGGAGTATTGGCCAGGCCCACCGCCACAGTGCGGCCTGCTGCTCATTTGGACGGTGGCTTCGAACTGGGACAAGTGA
- a CDS encoding alkaline phosphatase family protein, protein MRVILNRGKLIVGRILLWSALCVVSGCLPIRRPAPTPAPEELPRRLVLALDGLDFRDVQDARARGQFAAFRPPGRLISTFPSISDIAWHAIFGVQPPAGYQRVYYSTRHNAVIGDALDAIRPIEYEERMDFAFDAKFHHLGAYLMSWPTARREVDTDVKAVLRSRGRHTVYIYNVGPDALQHMRGNVAQYLTHLDRSLTELNRRYREQTGRDLEIVLLSDHGHNRASDATFLPIADVLRAHGFRLARTLTSPTDVAFSVDGVTTGFGVFCLPDSEARVMELLVATPGVDVVTRRLGGERYLVASDSGRAEIVWRHEDNQDLYRYSSIAGDPLRLTTVMQAMRESGAMRADGFAPTAAWVRATADAWYPAAVVRIVHGHRDATRNPAPILVSLRDDHRVGLGMVSVANRMRPLGGTHGALSASSAVGMVMSNFQDTPDDLAMTVRRQFGGFDDLRVPPARRATFALATATVVRANRFALTRWHGPLANLSDTTPIAQLVLSDKERRWAGDSAHVNLQVSRRSTAGRKDVVVGEHRIALSDWSVSDNGQELALPGAALHLTGLEPGAQYLVRIWLDRRVLRDGQWQPGGSRTVLTLPLRAANDGVLWRY, encoded by the coding sequence ATGCGGGTCATTCTCAATCGGGGCAAGCTCATCGTCGGTCGCATTCTGCTCTGGAGTGCCTTGTGTGTTGTGTCCGGTTGTCTCCCGATCAGACGCCCTGCGCCCACACCGGCTCCTGAAGAGTTGCCCCGACGCCTCGTCCTAGCGCTGGATGGCCTGGATTTCCGGGATGTGCAGGACGCCCGCGCTCGTGGACAGTTCGCTGCGTTTCGTCCCCCGGGACGGCTGATCTCCACCTTTCCATCGATCAGTGACATCGCGTGGCACGCCATCTTTGGGGTGCAACCGCCGGCGGGCTATCAGCGTGTGTACTACAGCACGCGACACAATGCGGTCATTGGTGATGCGCTCGACGCGATTCGTCCCATCGAATACGAAGAGCGGATGGACTTTGCCTTCGATGCCAAGTTCCACCATCTCGGCGCCTACCTCATGTCCTGGCCGACGGCGCGGCGGGAGGTCGATACGGATGTCAAAGCCGTGCTGCGCAGTCGTGGCCGGCATACCGTGTACATCTACAACGTGGGACCGGACGCGCTGCAGCACATGCGTGGCAATGTGGCGCAGTATCTCACACACCTCGATCGCTCACTGACAGAACTGAATCGCCGGTATCGTGAACAGACCGGCCGTGATCTCGAGATCGTGTTGCTGTCCGACCATGGGCACAATCGCGCTTCCGATGCCACGTTCCTCCCGATCGCCGATGTGTTGCGCGCGCATGGCTTTCGTCTCGCGCGCACGCTGACATCCCCCACTGATGTGGCGTTCAGTGTGGATGGTGTCACGACCGGTTTCGGTGTGTTCTGTCTGCCGGATTCGGAAGCTCGTGTGATGGAGCTGCTGGTGGCCACGCCTGGCGTCGATGTGGTCACCCGTCGCCTTGGCGGCGAGCGCTACCTCGTGGCCTCCGACAGCGGACGCGCAGAGATTGTGTGGCGACACGAAGACAATCAGGATCTCTATCGGTATTCGTCGATTGCTGGCGATCCCTTGCGATTGACGACGGTCATGCAGGCGATGCGGGAGAGTGGAGCCATGCGCGCCGATGGGTTTGCACCGACCGCGGCATGGGTGCGTGCCACGGCCGATGCGTGGTACCCCGCCGCCGTCGTGCGCATTGTGCACGGGCATCGTGACGCCACCCGCAATCCGGCACCCATTCTCGTGTCACTCCGCGACGATCATCGGGTGGGGCTCGGCATGGTTTCGGTGGCCAACCGCATGCGCCCGCTGGGAGGCACGCATGGAGCGCTGAGTGCGAGCAGTGCGGTGGGCATGGTGATGTCGAATTTCCAGGACACACCGGACGATCTCGCCATGACCGTGCGCCGGCAGTTCGGAGGATTCGACGACTTGCGCGTGCCACCCGCACGCCGCGCCACGTTTGCCCTGGCCACCGCCACGGTGGTACGCGCCAATCGCTTTGCCCTCACCCGCTGGCACGGGCCGCTCGCTAATCTCAGTGATACCACGCCGATCGCCCAGCTCGTGCTGTCGGACAAAGAACGCCGCTGGGCCGGTGACTCCGCGCATGTGAACCTCCAGGTGTCCAGGCGTAGCACCGCCGGCCGGAAAGATGTCGTGGTCGGTGAGCACCGCATTGCCTTGTCCGACTGGAGTGTCTCGGACAATGGACAGGAACTGGCGCTGCCGGGAGCCGCGTTGCACCTCACGGGACTCGAGCCCGGTGCACAATATCTGGTGCGGATCTGGCTGGACCGTCGCGTGCTGCGTGACGGACAATGGCAACCTGGCGGGTCCAGAACGGTGCTCACGTTGCCGCTCCGTGCCGCCAACGATGGTGTTCTCTGGCGATATTAG
- a CDS encoding asparaginase domain-containing protein: protein MSLRVFVTGGTFDKEYDELTGTLRFRETHLPEMLRRGRSMLDVQVEVLMMIDSLEMLGSHRQQIAEACARAPESRLVITHGTDTMPETAQHLAATITGKTIVLTGAMVPYAFGSSDGLFNLGSALSFAQTLPEGVYIAMNGRYFAAGHVMKNREVGVFEESPNPPTSQD, encoded by the coding sequence ATGAGCCTGCGCGTGTTTGTCACCGGCGGCACGTTCGACAAGGAGTACGACGAACTCACCGGGACGCTGCGGTTCCGCGAGACGCATCTGCCCGAAATGCTGCGACGTGGACGCAGCATGCTCGATGTGCAAGTCGAAGTGCTGATGATGATCGACTCACTGGAGATGCTGGGCAGTCATCGGCAGCAGATTGCCGAGGCCTGTGCCCGCGCCCCCGAGTCGCGGCTGGTGATCACGCATGGTACCGACACCATGCCGGAAACCGCACAGCATCTGGCGGCGACCATCACCGGCAAGACCATCGTGCTCACCGGTGCCATGGTGCCATACGCCTTTGGCAGCTCCGACGGATTGTTCAATCTGGGCAGTGCGCTGAGTTTCGCGCAGACGTTGCCGGAAGGGGTGTACATCGCCATGAATGGTCGGTATTTCGCGGCGGGGCACGTCATGAAAAACCGCGAGGTCGGTGTGTTCGAGGAGTCCCCGAATCCACCGACCTCGCAGGACTGA
- a CDS encoding surface-adhesin E family protein gives MTALLGGTRIAHGQSASALKEIGKTSVGTPVFLETKSVSRAGDVVTATVRVKLQPPIKNGAQELRSSRAIGMYDCVKQTVATKESWYFTDDAGRKEGMHRTVKVPGFGPALKGSLADVVLKHLCTKP, from the coding sequence ATGACCGCACTCCTCGGTGGTACACGAATCGCGCATGGACAGTCGGCCAGCGCCCTCAAGGAAATCGGTAAGACCTCGGTAGGCACGCCGGTTTTTCTTGAAACGAAGTCGGTATCCCGGGCGGGGGATGTGGTCACCGCCACCGTGCGCGTGAAATTGCAGCCGCCGATCAAGAACGGCGCACAGGAGTTGCGTAGTTCGCGGGCGATCGGCATGTACGACTGCGTCAAACAAACCGTGGCGACCAAAGAAAGCTGGTACTTCACGGATGATGCCGGACGCAAGGAAGGCATGCACCGCACGGTCAAGGTGCCCGGATTCGGGCCAGCCCTCAAAGGATCTCTCGCCGATGTGGTATTGAAACACTTATGCACAAAGCCCTAA
- a CDS encoding NADP-dependent isocitrate dehydrogenase: MAKIKVVNPVVEMDGDEMTRIIWQFIKDKLILPYLDVELDYYDLGIEHRDATGDQVTIDSAEATKKHGVAVKCATITPDEARVKEFGLKKMWKSPNGTIRNILGGVIFREPIIISNIPRLVPHWTKPIVVGRHAHGDQYKATDFKVPGPGTVTITYQPADGSAPMQFDVAKFGQDGGVAMGMYNYNDSIKDFARASFRYGLQRNFPVYLSTKNTILKAYDGQFKDLFEDVFDAEFKAEFEKAGITYEHRLIDDMVASALKWEGGYVWACKNYDGDVQSDIVAQGFGSLGLMTSVLLTPDGKTMEAEAAHGTVTRHYREHQKGNKTSTNPIASIFAWTRGLMHRGKVDGTPDVVRFAETLEQVCIEAVEAGEMTKDLAILISKDTPYLHTENFLDAIDRRLQAKMA, from the coding sequence ATGGCGAAGATCAAGGTCGTGAATCCTGTCGTCGAGATGGACGGCGACGAGATGACCCGCATCATCTGGCAGTTCATCAAAGACAAGCTCATCCTGCCGTATCTCGACGTCGAACTCGACTACTACGACCTCGGCATCGAGCACCGCGACGCGACGGGCGATCAGGTCACGATCGACTCCGCCGAAGCCACCAAGAAACACGGTGTGGCGGTGAAGTGTGCGACCATCACGCCCGATGAAGCGCGTGTGAAGGAGTTCGGGCTCAAGAAGATGTGGAAGAGCCCCAACGGCACCATCCGCAACATCCTCGGCGGCGTGATCTTCCGCGAGCCGATCATCATTTCAAACATTCCGCGCCTCGTGCCGCACTGGACCAAGCCCATTGTCGTGGGCCGTCATGCGCATGGTGATCAGTACAAGGCGACGGACTTCAAGGTGCCGGGTCCTGGCACGGTGACCATCACCTACCAGCCGGCCGACGGCAGCGCGCCGATGCAATTCGACGTGGCCAAGTTCGGCCAGGACGGCGGCGTGGCGATGGGCATGTACAACTACAACGACTCCATCAAGGACTTTGCGCGCGCATCGTTCCGTTACGGTCTGCAGCGCAACTTCCCGGTGTACCTCTCCACGAAGAACACCATCCTCAAGGCCTATGATGGCCAATTCAAGGACCTCTTCGAGGACGTGTTCGACGCCGAGTTCAAGGCGGAGTTCGAGAAGGCCGGCATCACGTATGAGCACCGCCTGATCGACGACATGGTCGCCTCGGCGCTCAAGTGGGAAGGCGGCTACGTGTGGGCGTGCAAGAACTACGATGGCGACGTGCAGTCGGACATCGTGGCGCAGGGCTTCGGTTCACTCGGTCTCATGACGTCGGTGCTGCTCACCCCTGACGGCAAGACGATGGAAGCCGAGGCGGCGCACGGCACGGTGACGCGTCACTACCGTGAGCACCAGAAGGGCAACAAGACGTCGACCAACCCCATCGCGAGCATCTTCGCGTGGACGCGTGGTCTCATGCACCGCGGCAAGGTGGACGGCACGCCTGATGTGGTGCGCTTCGCGGAGACGCTGGAGCAGGTGTGCATTGAAGCGGTGGAAGCCGGCGAGATGACCAAGGATCTGGCGATCCTCATTTCCAAGGACACGCCGTATCTGCACACGGAGAATTTCCTCGACGCGATCGATCGCCGGTTGCAGGCGAAGATGGCGTAA
- a CDS encoding CocE/NonD family hydrolase: protein MSVLFRRCASPRVGRVAATLALALAGLSPSLQAQAPAPNAELIATRHAQEAELQQLADVHRSVMMPMRDGVRLMTDIYVPKGRSGGVPLILSKTPYNMNWWDVRNGAPRDVSAVLGAIKRGYAYALQNERGHFYSEGQYDILGPPATDGHDAVDWFTKQSWSNGRVGMIGCSSTAEYQMAVAGTKPKGLAALVPQGYGAGVGRVGGWYEQGNWYRGGAVQMLFITWINSQQNAQRPMFAPNLSQSDLTRLRKSFDLAWQGPSIDWSKALWHLPVQDILKAVDGPPGVFADKMPVATGGEMIKRTPNDPRWDKGGLYNDSMPFDTPALWFMSWYDVSVGPNIAMWQHAMKVASPEVAKQQYAVIAPVAHCSYTRATENTVVGERSMGDARLDYDALTYGWFDTFLKTSTKTGLLDTLPRIRYFTMGSNTWQSSDVWPPKGATPTTWYLTSGGSANTMNGNGALVAKLPKAQRDTFTYDPMKPVTSYGGNVCCTGTAIQAGSFDQRVRETNPAILVYTSEPLKEGIEVSGPISVTLYVGSDAKDTDFTVKLIDVDTEGRAWNLDETIQRMRYHTGYDKPETRMEVGKKYKVTLGPLNTSNFFKAGHRVRVEVSSSNFPRFDRNLNTGGDNFSETTGVVAHNIVFHGGKDTPSSITLPIVRAVKK, encoded by the coding sequence ATGTCCGTCCTATTCCGCCGCTGTGCATCGCCCAGAGTGGGCCGTGTGGCGGCTACTCTCGCCCTGGCCCTCGCCGGGCTCTCTCCATCACTGCAGGCTCAGGCGCCTGCCCCCAATGCTGAGCTCATTGCCACCCGCCATGCGCAGGAGGCGGAGTTGCAGCAGTTGGCCGACGTGCACCGCTCCGTCATGATGCCGATGCGCGATGGTGTCCGCCTCATGACGGACATTTATGTGCCCAAAGGTCGCTCGGGTGGTGTGCCGCTCATTCTGAGCAAGACGCCGTACAACATGAACTGGTGGGATGTGCGCAATGGGGCGCCACGCGACGTCTCCGCTGTGCTCGGTGCCATCAAGCGTGGCTACGCCTACGCATTGCAGAACGAACGCGGTCACTTCTACAGCGAAGGTCAGTACGACATCCTCGGCCCGCCGGCAACCGACGGGCATGACGCGGTGGATTGGTTCACCAAGCAGTCATGGAGCAACGGCCGTGTGGGGATGATCGGCTGCTCGAGCACGGCCGAATACCAGATGGCCGTGGCCGGCACAAAACCCAAGGGGCTCGCCGCACTGGTACCGCAGGGCTACGGCGCCGGCGTGGGCCGCGTCGGTGGCTGGTATGAGCAGGGCAACTGGTATCGCGGTGGTGCGGTGCAGATGTTGTTCATCACCTGGATCAATTCGCAGCAGAACGCGCAGCGCCCGATGTTCGCTCCGAACCTCAGTCAGTCCGACCTGACCCGTCTGCGCAAGTCATTTGATCTGGCGTGGCAGGGCCCCAGCATCGATTGGTCGAAGGCGCTGTGGCATCTGCCGGTGCAGGACATCCTGAAGGCGGTGGACGGTCCGCCGGGCGTGTTCGCCGACAAGATGCCCGTGGCCACCGGTGGGGAAATGATCAAGCGCACCCCCAACGATCCGCGCTGGGACAAGGGTGGCTTGTACAACGACAGCATGCCGTTCGACACGCCGGCGCTGTGGTTCATGTCGTGGTACGACGTATCGGTGGGCCCGAACATCGCGATGTGGCAGCACGCCATGAAGGTGGCGTCGCCCGAGGTAGCCAAGCAGCAGTACGCGGTGATCGCGCCGGTGGCGCACTGCTCGTACACGCGTGCCACCGAGAACACGGTGGTGGGCGAACGCAGCATGGGCGATGCACGTCTGGACTATGACGCGCTCACCTACGGCTGGTTCGATACGTTCCTCAAGACCAGCACCAAGACCGGCCTGTTGGATACGCTGCCGCGCATCCGCTACTTCACGATGGGCTCCAACACTTGGCAGTCGAGCGACGTGTGGCCGCCAAAGGGTGCGACGCCCACCACGTGGTACCTCACGAGCGGTGGTTCGGCGAACACGATGAACGGCAACGGGGCGCTGGTCGCCAAGCTGCCCAAGGCCCAGCGCGACACGTTCACGTACGACCCGATGAAGCCAGTGACCAGCTATGGCGGCAACGTCTGCTGCACGGGCACGGCCATCCAGGCGGGGTCGTTCGACCAGCGAGTGCGCGAGACCAACCCCGCGATCCTCGTGTACACCTCCGAGCCGCTCAAGGAAGGCATCGAGGTGAGTGGCCCGATCTCGGTCACGTTGTACGTGGGCAGTGACGCCAAGGACACCGACTTCACGGTGAAACTCATCGACGTGGACACCGAAGGGCGCGCCTGGAATCTCGATGAAACCATCCAGCGCATGCGGTACCACACGGGCTACGACAAGCCGGAAACGCGCATGGAAGTCGGCAAGAAGTACAAGGTCACGCTTGGGCCGCTCAACACGAGCAACTTCTTCAAGGCCGGTCACCGTGTACGCGTTGAAGTGTCGAGCAGCAACTTCCCGCGCTTCGACCGCAACCTGAACACGGGTGGCGACAACTTCAGCGAGACGACTGGCGTGGTCGCGCACAACATCGTGTTCCACGGCGGCAAGGACACGCCGTCCAGCATCACCCTGCCCATCGTACGCGCCGTGAAGAAGTAA
- a CDS encoding TonB-dependent receptor plug domain-containing protein, which yields MRSRPLYVSAAFLGGILCLAPASASAQSGSASANPPGTGTVRGAITTLDGVPVGGATVRLVSERAVLTIVSESDDNGNVIFTKVPEGRGWMHARRIGFRPDSIPVTISGDQPPLATLSMTRVAVELSAVRVLGRREIPGPMGGFFRRMQQNGGGHFFSAAELERRNPSNMTDVFRHIPGMRIESNGPINRVRMRNSRCAPLVWLDGQPLFAGEVDLDGFDPRTFEGIEIYSGPASVPVEFQGNQRMSSACGTIVLWSKRGELRPKRRKKDDPTPSALIAQLVEKGEAFVANDVDGAAYPDSSSLVKPLYPDSLFEAQIPGAVLVEFVVDLKGRAMMETFSAVTTTHRQLVEPVRRAVQQQEFYPASRRGKVVQQVMQLPFLFVPDSTARRRR from the coding sequence ATGCGTTCCCGCCCCCTGTATGTCAGCGCCGCCTTCTTGGGTGGCATCTTGTGCCTCGCCCCTGCCTCTGCGAGTGCGCAATCCGGTTCCGCCAGCGCCAACCCGCCTGGCACGGGCACTGTGCGTGGTGCCATCACCACGCTGGATGGCGTGCCAGTGGGTGGTGCGACGGTACGCCTGGTCAGTGAGCGCGCCGTCCTGACGATCGTGTCGGAGTCTGATGACAACGGCAATGTGATCTTCACCAAGGTGCCCGAAGGGCGCGGGTGGATGCATGCGCGTCGCATCGGCTTCCGTCCGGATTCGATTCCAGTGACCATCTCCGGCGATCAACCTCCACTGGCCACACTGAGCATGACGCGCGTGGCGGTGGAACTGAGCGCCGTGCGTGTGCTCGGCCGTCGTGAGATCCCCGGTCCCATGGGCGGATTCTTCCGTCGCATGCAGCAGAACGGTGGCGGGCACTTTTTTTCGGCCGCAGAACTCGAACGCCGTAATCCGTCGAACATGACCGACGTGTTCCGGCACATTCCCGGCATGCGCATCGAATCGAATGGACCGATCAATCGGGTCCGCATGCGCAACAGCCGCTGCGCGCCATTGGTGTGGCTCGATGGACAGCCTCTGTTCGCCGGAGAAGTGGACCTCGACGGTTTTGATCCCCGCACCTTCGAGGGGATCGAGATCTACAGTGGTCCGGCCTCCGTGCCGGTGGAGTTCCAGGGCAATCAGCGCATGAGCAGTGCCTGCGGCACCATCGTGCTGTGGTCCAAGCGCGGTGAGCTGCGCCCGAAGCGACGCAAGAAGGACGACCCCACACCATCGGCATTGATCGCCCAGTTGGTGGAAAAGGGTGAAGCATTTGTCGCCAACGACGTGGATGGCGCAGCCTATCCCGATTCGTCATCGCTGGTGAAACCTCTCTATCCGGACTCCCTGTTCGAGGCGCAGATTCCAGGAGCGGTGCTCGTGGAATTCGTGGTGGACCTCAAGGGGCGGGCCATGATGGAGACCTTCAGTGCGGTCACCACCACACACCGACAATTGGTGGAACCCGTACGACGCGCGGTGCAACAGCAGGAGTTCTATCCTGCCAGCCGCCGAGGAAAGGTGGTGCAGCAAGTGATGCAGCTACCGTTCCTTTTTGTTCCTGACTCCACGGCCAGACGGAGACGCTGA
- a CDS encoding carboxypeptidase regulatory-like domain-containing protein yields MRALGTVRGIVFDSLTRKPLTDAVVEVRETARLAYTDKQGRFTLDSVPIGAQQLSFSSPTLDSLGVYGFAREIDVTSDTRGVALSTPSFRTVYDRLCPAAGNAPRDSAIVFGTVYDAATRAPISKASVTLRWYETGGDGRDFLILTPERSTFTADDGVYGICGVPSDLALSTSAAHDSATSGTFSTVVGASRLLRRDLYVSRELTSAVAADTGTRAPQGTGVVRGTVRDESGNALVGALVVLTTVDRTTHTDSLGRYRFGNVPLGTQELSVRQLGRGALYRVIDVTRVEGSTHDFVLPVATVLATMNVRGTARMGVDQAGFLRRKRQGFARIIEHEEIQKRYDIGSALARIPGLRVNRSMGGTEVVGSRAVCNSPIPIVLDGVPMRMYGNNSTISREANSAVPQMPTNGSRLDALAVSDVVAIEYHPGGATIPMEYWQGMPPTCGLILIWTVFSRRQQ; encoded by the coding sequence ATGCGCGCGCTGGGAACGGTGCGAGGTATTGTATTCGACAGTCTCACACGGAAACCGCTGACAGACGCGGTCGTGGAAGTACGGGAGACCGCACGACTCGCCTATACCGATAAACAAGGTCGGTTCACGCTGGACTCGGTACCGATCGGGGCGCAGCAACTGTCGTTCTCCTCGCCGACGCTCGATTCGCTCGGGGTCTACGGGTTTGCGCGGGAGATCGACGTCACGTCCGACACCCGGGGGGTGGCGTTGTCGACGCCGTCGTTCCGCACTGTGTACGATCGCCTGTGCCCCGCGGCCGGCAACGCGCCACGGGACAGCGCCATCGTGTTTGGCACCGTGTATGATGCCGCGACTCGCGCCCCCATCAGCAAGGCGAGCGTCACGCTGCGCTGGTATGAAACCGGGGGCGACGGTCGCGATTTCCTGATCCTCACGCCGGAACGCAGCACGTTCACCGCAGACGACGGTGTGTATGGCATCTGCGGTGTACCCTCCGATCTCGCGCTGAGCACATCGGCGGCTCACGATTCCGCGACCAGCGGCACATTCAGCACGGTCGTCGGAGCCAGTCGCCTGCTGCGCCGCGATCTGTATGTCAGCCGCGAACTCACCAGTGCGGTAGCGGCAGACACGGGCACTCGTGCGCCGCAGGGAACAGGTGTGGTGCGCGGGACCGTGCGGGATGAAAGTGGCAATGCGCTGGTGGGGGCTTTGGTTGTGCTCACCACGGTGGATCGCACTACGCACACCGATTCACTGGGTCGCTACCGCTTTGGCAACGTACCGCTTGGCACGCAGGAACTCAGTGTGCGGCAGCTGGGACGTGGCGCACTGTATCGCGTCATTGATGTCACAAGGGTGGAGGGCAGCACGCATGACTTCGTGTTGCCGGTGGCCACGGTACTGGCCACGATGAATGTGCGCGGCACAGCGCGGATGGGCGTGGACCAGGCCGGCTTCCTGCGACGCAAGCGCCAGGGGTTTGCGAGGATCATCGAACATGAGGAAATCCAGAAGCGCTACGACATTGGTTCGGCGCTGGCACGGATACCGGGACTTCGCGTGAATCGTTCGATGGGGGGAACGGAGGTCGTGGGTTCCCGCGCGGTCTGCAATTCTCCGATTCCGATCGTCCTGGACGGGGTGCCCATGCGTATGTACGGGAACAACTCCACCATCTCGCGTGAAGCCAACTCTGCGGTGCCTCAGATGCCGACCAACGGCTCACGACTCGACGCATTGGCTGTCAGCGATGTGGTAGCCATCGAGTATCATCCGGGGGGCGCCACCATCCCGATGGAGTATTGGCAGGGCATGCCCCCGACATGTGGACTTATTCTCATATGGACCGTCTTCTCCCGCCGGCAACAATGA